GGTGATAAAACCTATGATGCCGATGTTGTATTGACAGCAGGGTGGCATACAATGAAGTTCACCTGGATAGAGGTTCAACCTAAGAAAGCTGCACAGTATGGTGAGCCTGATGACTCCAATTACCCTATCTCTGCAATTCGTGAACGCGCTAATATCGCAATGTACATCGATGATGTTGAGGTCTTGAATGAACCCAACGTGCAATGGACACCTGCAAATAGTCTGCGAAGCTATATCGGTTGTTTTGTCCCTGATCTTGCAACCAGTCTATATCAGGCAGGCAGGCAAAACATTCTTTTAGACAATATTCTGATACCAGAGCCGAATTACAATGATATCATTATTCAGGAATCGCCTTATTCAATTACATCTACCAATATAATCAGTAGTCTTGTTTATATTCCAGCAGGACAGAAGAAAGCTTATTTATCGGTAGAACAAAGATCTAAAAAAAGGGCCACCGACCCTGCTCTGGATTATGAGTATTCCATGAAATATTCCGTTTATGGGAACACTGTTAATTCCACAAGATCGGTAATGAATATAACAGACACACGGGATTTAATTGTTCCCAATGGTGACGCAGTATCCTGGGTCATTACATCTGGTTATTGGTTTGCACCATACTCTGACAATTTTGATTCTAATCAAGCGGCAGTAAATACTGCTCTCAAAGATTTCCCATATGAACTTAAAGCTGACCCCTATAGATTGGTATTTGATGTCAGCAATCTTATAGCTCCTGGAAGATTGAATCTTATCGAGGTTGTCGGTTTGGGTTCAAACCAGCGAGAAATCCGAAATTTTAAACTTCTGACGAGTTTCACTGAAGCTCCAACGCCAAAGGACCCAAATCTTAGGGATACGGTTGTACTCACTAATCCTGTTGTTCCAAAATCAAATTTCGATGTATCTTATACTGCGCGACTTAGTTCCAGTGGAGGTGGCCTGCAGGTTACTGTTGACGGAGATACCTACTATATAGATTCCAAGTTCTCATATCCGAACAGTGCGTTTAGAACATTGCCGGGTAACTCATCCTATCAGAACTGGACAACAATAAATATTGCGGCTGATGGCAATTCCCTTAGTGCGACCACACCTACTTATTCACTTAATCGCGCACTTGTTAAATACTCTGATCATTTTGAGATTGAAGATACAATAACCAACACCAGCCAAAATACTATAGGTATCCGGTTGGGCCACAGTGTGAATATAAGCTCAAATTCATTGATAAATACATATGCCCATGGCCATAAAATGCCTTATAAAACTGAACTTTTCGAGGATACGAACTGGAAAAATAGTTGGAATCCTACAATTTATCTTGCAAGATTGGGGTCAGGATTAGGGCTTCTGGTCAGGGATAAAGTTTTCCGTTCGCATTTGAGCATTCAAATGAAAAGTGGTGCTTACGGTATTCACGATAAATACTTTGCTCTAAGTGCTGGTGACTCATACAAGTTAAAATGGGCAGCTTATCCGACTGCAAATGGCAGCTACTATGATTTTATTAATGCTGCACGAGATACCATCGGCAGTAACTATCTCATAGACGGGTCGGCAATTACATGTTCAAGCCTATATATAGGAAATATGAATAAAGTATCCGATGATGATATCCGCAATCTTGTCCATTGTAATGGCGTAAAATACGCTACAATAGCCACCCTGTATGGAATTAATTCAGATGGAAATAAAGTTGTTGATACTACTGATAACAGGAATACGCTTTTCGGGCCAGCAGTTATTCGTGAAACAACTGATCCAAATGATTATAATAGCTTGTATTATACGAGCTATTGGAATCGTTACTATATTGAAAATACAATTATACCACGTTTTAGAAGTTTAACACCTCAGGCAAAACTGCTTGTGTATCTATATCCATGGTGCAGTTCTGAGGCCAATGCGGTAGATTTGTATCCTGACGATCAGTTCAGAAATGCTGTGGGCACAAACGTATACCATGTAGCTCCTGTCGCGGGTAAGAATACCGGAATAGCAAGTTTCATTACAACTATGCAAAGCAGTTTTGGCGAAGCTATGAGGGCAGCTTATGATTATGGCAGTGAAAAGGCTGATGGTTTTTATATGGACGCCTCTTCTGCATGGACAAGAGCATATGTTTCCTATGATGTCAATAATTGGTGGGATGGTTACACATGTTTAATGGATCTGGGTACAAATGCCAATGACTGGAATGAACCAGGTGCGACTTATGTATATCAGCAGGCACTGACATCGTCGACATTAAGCACACTGGATTATAGATGTCATCAGCGCAGGAAAGTCAGACTCAAAGATTGCCAGACATGGTGTAATTTCCAGCCTTGTACTGAAGAATTTTTGGCCGAACAGGGATATCATTTTGTCGAGAACAGAACAACGAACAATGTTTGTTCGGCACATCTTGGCACGCCTTGTGGGCTTCTTGCTGAATACTGGGGAAGAGAGCCAGGTGATACTGGGCTTGCAAGCTGGTATTCAATTTCGTATGGCGGACTACCTATAGTGCACTCCGTGGCTGCACGTTATACAGATGACAAAGATGGTACAATTTCACAGGATATTTATCCCATAAAGCCTCTTGAACTTTATCCTGGTTATGTACTCGGTGAGAATAAAGCTATCACCACAGTACCCGGCTGGTTTGGCTTCGGCGATGGTGCAGGTTCTGACGCCAATAATCTCACAGTAAGAGTTTATGATGTAAATGGATTCAGGGTTTATCCCGATCCCGAATATTCCATACAGTATAACGCGACTGTCGGCTCAACCGTGGCCTATGTTGATATTGATACAAATAAGAAGGAAATGGCTATTGTATTCCGTTACAAACCGGAGACACCTACGCATTTCCGTCCTTATAATGGACAAACCAATGTTAGTACAGCGGAACGGTTAAAGTGGTGTCCCGGCATAGACGCAAACTCTCAAAAACTATATTTCAGTACAAATCAAACATATATTACAACCAAAAATGCTGCCGCTTATAAAGGCATAATTGATATTGGTGCAAGCTCTATTTATGATCCTGCCCCGCTTGAGCCCAGTACAACTTATTATTGGGGAGTTCAAACACTGGATACAAATGATACTGAGCTTACTTATGTAACTGGAAGTTTTACAACCGCAGCCGCTCAGTGGTCGGTTGATTTTGAAGACGGCTTTACCGCCTCAAGCGGAACTGTTTTGATTCAGGGCGGCGATATAAATCAACCATCAGGAAATTATGCTGAGATATATACTCTTTACGATACTAATGCCGCAAGCAGAGTTGTTAAAGTTGGTCGAACAACACATGAATGCTATTTGAATTATTCCAATCTCGCAACCAGCGTTCTTGGCTCTGAAGGCAGTGTAAGTCTGGATTTCAAAATACCGGAAAACGAAATTACTGAAACAACTGTATTTTTCAATGCCTGCCCGGGCGCAACCTCAAGTGTACCATGGTGGTTCATCGGCATGCCAGCAAAGAATAAACCATACATCCGAAGCTATAGTCCGCTGGGTGGTACAGGAATAGCTGGAGCTAAAAATTATTATACTACACTGGCGAGTCCCCTAAGTACAGGCTGGCATACAATGCTCTTTAAGTGGAAAAGGGTATCAGCCGGAGGTGGCGGTGCAAGGGAACGTGCCGACCTCAAAATGTATATCGATTCTAATCTGGTAATAAATGAGCCAAATGTATATTGGAGTGAACCAAGTTTCAGTCAGTTGAATATCGGCCATCAATGGCTCGGAAGTACGGCTATCAAATCAAGTCATGCGGGATTGATGAATGTACTGCTCGATGATATAGTCATAAAGGATTATAACGAAACCGCTAGTCGCTGGTCAGTCAGTTTTGATGCGAACTTTGCCGCCTCAAGCGGAACAGTTAATATTCTCGGCGGAAACGTGAACAATCCGGACGGCAATAAGAATGTCTATACGTGCTGGGATACAGATTCATCAAATACTGTCGTTAGGGTTGGAAATGACTCCAATGATAAATCATATTTGCAATACAGTAACATTGATTATGCAACGATACTTGCACCACAGGGTTCACTTACGTTTGATTTTGAGGTCAATAATTCGATATCTTCTGGTTATGCGGTTCTCTTCAACGCATCAAAGGGCTCAGGTTCGGCACCTTACTGGTGGATAGGATTCGCAAATAGTACTACACCATATATCCGTTCTTACAGTAACATCGCTCCTTCCGGTGATACCGGCTCAAAGAATTATTCCGCGACATTGCCAAGTGCTATAAGCAATGGATGGCATACGCTGCAATTCAAGTGGAAACGGACTGTTGCATATAATGCTGCATCAACGCCCAAGGTCCGTGAAAGAGCGGATATTGAGCTGTTCATAGATGGTAATAGTGTCATCAATATGGATAATGTTTTTTGGAACGAACCGGATACACGAAAAATTCATGTGGGTTGTTTCTGGATAGAAGGTTTAGGCTTGCCATCTTATGAATGTGGCGAACAAAATATATACATAGACAATATTATAATAGAAGATTTCAATCAGACTACAAGCAGATGGTCTGTTGATTTTGATGACGGTTTTACTGCCTCAAGCGGAACAGTTGCTACTTCCGAAAGTGATGTTAATCACCCGGCTTATGCTGATGTCTATATAATTCATGACAGTTCAGGAACAAACATGGTTAAGGTTGGACAAAGCGGCTATCCAAGTTATTTGAATTATTCAGACTTAGCCTCATCTGTTCTTGGCGATCAAGGCACAATTTCAATGGATTTGTATGTTGCTGGAAATGTAAGCGGTACTACAGCTTTGCTAAGTTCCTGCCCTGAGGCAACCGCTTCTGTGCCATGGTGGTTTATCGGCATAGGGAAAGGAGCTGGGACTGAAAATATTCCATATATACGTACAAACAGTTCTATTGGCGATATAAACGATACCGGTGTTAAAAATTATTATAATACGGCCTATTCAATTTCAACAGGATGGCACACACTTAAATTCCGTTGGAATAGGACCGAACCTGTTCGAAGTGATGCTGATCCTGAAATACGCGAAAGGGCGAATCTGCAAATGTGGATCGATGGTACCAGTGTTCTTGATGTAAATGACGTACTCTGGAGCGAAGTTAGGAATACAAGTATCAATGTTGGCGGAATGTGGCTTGGCAGTACCGCCAATCCAAACTGTGAAGCAGGCGAACAAGGTATTCTGATAGATAATATTACAATTACTCCATAAATATGTAATAATCGCAGGTACTGTAGTATCGCATTATGCGACAGTCTGATATGAGTGCTTAATATAGAAATTGATTGGTGAGGCACTGGCAACTTATCTTCAGCCTTTGAGACGAAAAGATGGGCAGTATGATGGACTGGTTGGCGGAGTTAAAGGAGATAAGTTACCTTGAAATAGGTTGCCAAGATTTTTATCGTTTAAAGGATTTTGCAATAAAAATCTTCTACTTTTTTCAATGTGGCAAGGATATCATCGATTTCTTTTTGGTAATAGCTTTCATGAATAGCGATATTGAAATGATTATCCGTGACTTTGATAGTGTTTTTTAAATTGTATTCTGGATTCTTATTGCCTTTATAATCAGAGCATTGCCATGGGAAGCTGCTTTTGCCGAATACTGCTTTATTTACAAACCATGGTTTTTCACATTGTATATGTCGATAATGCGGATTGACCGGAAGCCCTTCTGCTGTAAGAGCTTTGCAAAAAGTATCCTTATCAACTTTCAGTTTGTCCAAATCAAGTTTAATACGTAAAAACCAGTAAGAACATTCTGTGCCAGACACCTGCCAGCCTAATGAAACAGCTTTAAAATCTTGTAAACCTGTTTTAATAGATTCGCCAACCTTACGGCGATTAGAAATGATAGCAGGTAATTTCTTCAACTGAGCAATGCCAATCGCTGCTGAAAGTTCATTGAGATTACAGTTAATACCTGCGACAACATTATTAGTCTCAGTTAAATTAAAAGGCTTTCCTCTATCAGCAAATCTCTTTGCCTGCCAATGTAATTTTTCATTTTTAGTGTAAACTACTCCGCCTTGGCCGCCAGTACAATGGTGCTTACCAAACATAGTTGAAAAGGCTGCGATATCGCCTATTGTGCCGACAAGTCTGCCTTTATATTTTGCTCCATGAGCCTGGGCGCAGTCTTCAATAACATACAGATTATGTTTTTGTGCCAATTCTATAATCGGATCCATATCAATAGGCTCGCCACCAATGTGAGCTATTATAATTGCGCGAGTTCTTTTTGTAATTAATGGCTCAATTTGCTCTGCACTTGTATTGTAGCTTTTGGGGTCTGAATCTGCAAAAACAGGTACACAACCGATAAAAAGCACAGGCATTACCCCGCCGGCATCTGTAATAGGCGGGACAATGACTTCAGATAGCGCATCAAGCTGTAACCCGCCTAAGGCACAAAAGACAGCATTAGTACCGGAATTAACACCGTCAGCAAAACCACCCCCCATAAATTCTGCAAAGTCTTTTTCATACTGTTGCTCACATTTGCCGTTATAACCAAAGGCTTCACCTGATTTGAGGGCTTCATTAAAAACTTTTATTGCCGCTTCTTTTTCCTCCTGCCCAATCAAAGCTCGTGCCGGCCAAGGAGTAGTTCTTACAGGTTTGCCACCATCTATTGCTAATTTATTTTCCATTTAGATATCCTTATTTTTCAAAATATTTTCTGCATTAATATATAAGATTTTGGCACTGATATTTTCAGACAGATTTAATTTTTTTAATACGTTAAGTTGCCTGTTGTCAAAATAATCTCTACCAAACATTATTCTATTCTGAAATTCTGTTATAAATTTTTCAGCATATTGCAAATCTCTTTCTAATGCATTACATCCGCTGCCCGCTGAAAGGTCGCAATAAAGATTGTCATACTTACGCATCAATTTAGCCAGTAGGCCTTCCACTTTGATTTGACCTGTTGGATAATAAGTATCAGTATCATTACCCTCAACAGATATAGCTTGCCAGAAGCCGGGGCCGTGGCCGATGAATTTTGTATCAGGGCAGAGCCTGCACATGGTCTCCACAACGGATATATCTCCACCATACCATTCAGGCCAATTATCTATATTGCTTGCGAAGGCATTTATAACCTGCCTGTCATATTGCAGATGGAATAAAACAGGAAGACCGAGTTGACCACAATATTGAAAAGTTGCAATTGCATCGGGGTTGTCGTATCGTAATCTACATTTCAGTTCGCCGTAAATTTTGATTCCATGGAGGTTAATTGCAGCTTTTATTTTAGCGCGAACAAATTTATCTCTTGGGTCTGGTGCCCAACCGCCGATAAACCTATCTGGATATTTATGTAATCCTTCAACCACCATCCACAAAGGAGCACACAAGCCTCGAGGGTCCATCACCTGATGATAAATCGGAGCGATATCAAATTCTTCTTTGGATATTTCCCATGCCAGAAGCCATGTTTTTTCAATTCCGTATTTGTTCATATTTGCAATGAGAGCATCAATATTATGGCCGTGCCAATTGGGATGATTGTGAATATCTATGATTTTTGTTGGCATAAATTATCTTTCTACATTTTCAATTTTGCCGGAGGCGATGGATTTTTCCATTGCTTCGAGAACTTGAACTGGTTTGAGAATATTTTCATATTTTTCCGGTTCAATACCACTTTTAAACATTTTTGTAAATGTTTTTATGCCGTTTAGATATGGGTTTTCATCATAAACTATGGTCTGTTGTATAAAACCTTTAGTGCACATAGCATCTATGAAAAAACCATGATGACCCTGTTTTACAAGATTTAAAGTAACAATTTTACCATCAGAGTAAATCATCTGGCCGGTGGAACCATTGCCATTTTTTGTAATTAAAACTTTTACTACATTATAACCGAAAACATTTAGAGCGGCGTCGACCTGATGAATACCATAAAAAAATACTCCTCCCCATTTGCTTTTTAAGTCTGCCGGCCCATACATGGTTCCCGCAAGAACATCGCCATTATTGAAGAGTTTTTTTGTAAACTCTATAAAAGTTTTCTGTTTTGGAATTACGCTGAAACTTGTAACGGGAGTGCCATATTTTTTTGCGATTTTTAGAAACTCTTTTCCTTCAGCATATCTATAGCAGAAAGGTTTGTCGATAAAGCAGGGTATTCCCTTTTTAACAAATGGCAATGCAGACTTTAAATGATATTTACCGTGCCTGTGGTCTACAATAAGGGCATCTATTTTGCCAAGCATCTCTATGGGCCTTTTAACCATGTTAGGTATTTTTCCTTCTTTGGCGGCTTTTTGAGCATATTCATCCGTCTCGCCCCAGACGTAATCTACAGTGAAGCCTTTAATTAACTTCTCAACATTGATAGTGTGTGCTATTCTGGTTGTGTGGCTGTTCTCGGCTCCAATGATTCCTATTTTCATTTTAATCCTTTTAAAATTATAAATTTATTTTCAAAAGTTCAATAGCATTCTTATATAAAATGAGCTCTCTTGTCTGTTTGGACATTTTTATACTATTTATTTTGGCCAATTGAGATGCGAAACTGCGACCCTGGGCGTCAGAGCCATAAACAATTCTTTTTGGACCAACTTCTTTCAAAGCCGTTTCCATAAATCCTTCTGTCGGGTCAAAACCAGCGGTATCAATTATAATATTGGTAATTGAACTTACTGTTCTGATGCCTTTTTGCCAATTACCTCCAGAATGGGCCATGATAAATTTCGCTTTAGGATAATGGATTGCGACCTCGGCCAAATGCCGCGGCAGGCTCTCATTTTCATAGTTGCCAGACGCTTTTTCCCAGGTATGCTGAAGAATTGGAATATCAAGTTTGATGGCATTTTCTATAATCGGGTAAACCAAAGGATCATTGCAGCGTGCAGCTACCCATAATTTTATCCCTCGCATTCCGGCTTTGAAACATCGATGCATCTCTTCTATACTATTTTCATTATTTGGATTCAAATAGCAAAAACCTGTTATTCGCTTCGGCCAATGGTTGACAAGTTTTAATACATAATTGTTAGCTTGTTTAATTTCGTATTCTGTTGGATTATGCTGCCATTTCTGCCCCATGGATGTGCATAAATGGTTTATGCTAAAACGAGCTGCGGCTCGAAGTATTTGCACGGTGTTATCAGAAATTCCGTCAAGTAAATGCGTATGGATGTCAATAATCATTGAACTTTTCCGAGAAAATTTTCGGCATTTTGCCATGCTATTTTATCAAATTGTTGTTTGTTCAAATTGGATTCTTTCAATTTGTATGCAGCACTTAAAGAAATAAAAAGAGGCGTATTACTGCCAAAAACAATCCTGTCAACTCCGGCAGTTTTAATTAGATTATTAATGCAATTAACACCTTCAACAAAAGATATGTCGATGAAACAGTTTTTAAGGTGACGTATTGTTTTAACATTTTCGAAAGCTTCATTTAAAGTTTTTAAATTAATAATACAAACCCTCAACTTTGGGAACGTCTTTAATATTTGGGGAATTGCTTTAATATTTGAGTCGGGAATTATAAAATTTGAAGGATGCATTCGGATATCATAAATACGAGGAGCTATCTGAACTGGAATATTTAACTTCTGTAATTTACTTAAAAGTTCAAGGCAGCATTTATCTGTAATGTTATAGCCGTGATATCCGGGGAAAAGTCTGACACCGGTAGTTTTTAGTGTCGTGACACATTCGTCCATATCTTTCTTCCAGCCTGGAAAAGCAGGATTGATTATTGAAAATAACAAAAATTTTTTCTTGTGTTTTTTTACTATTTTATGAAGATACCTGTTTGCCGACTGAACATCTTTGTAAAAAATTCCTTCGATAGCGGCAACGCACGATTTAGATATGTCCATTGTGTTCATCAGTTTTATAAGATTTGATGAGTTGTCATATTTAAGTTTAGCAAAAGGCCAGTTTCCAAGACTGACATTTATATCAACAAACATTTTTATCTTCCTGAAATTTCGAGAATAGCTTTTTCGATTCTTACAAGGGCTTCCTCTATATCGTTTTTTTTATGTGAGTAGTTTACATAAGGAACATGGTACATTGAAATATTATTTTTATAACAAGCATTGAAAAATGCCTGCTTAGTCTTAAAATCTGCGAAATTGATATAAGGGCAAACATTAAATCCTTTTATTGTTGCGTCTACTTTATATTTTACAAACAGGCTGTTTACCTTTGGCCAAATAGTTTCTGCAATCTGCCAAAGATACGGGATAACATTATTGTTTTTAATAAAATTTATACAAGCTTTAGCCGAGGCAAGTGAAAGCGTTTCCCCTCCAAAAGTTGAGGAAATCCCAATTTTTCTTGAGGAATCTATGAGTTCACTTTTACCAAGATAAGCTGATAATGGCATTCCATTCGACAATCCTTTACTGAAAACCGCCAAGTCGGGCATAAAATCAAAGTACTGATGAGCTCCGCCCAGTGCTAATCTGAAACCGGTAACGATTTCATCCATAATCATAAGTGAGCCATATTTCTGAGTAAGAATCCTGATTTGGGGCAAAAAATCTTTTCCTTTTGCCATTTCGGGGTAATCTGGTGCAATTACAACAGCGGCAATATCCTTACCGTATTTTGAAAAAGTCTGTTCCCATGTGGTAGTATTTGCCCATGGCAGGGCACTGTGCAATGCGAGGATTTCTTCGGGCAAGCCAGCCTCTGCTCGAGCGTTTGTCAAACCTGCTGGTTTGAACCCTGAATTAGTAAAACTGTTTAGCCAGCCATTGTAACCACAGTGAATTATTTTTTTACGACCAGTAGCATTTCTTGCGATTTTAATGCATGCTGCTATGGCTTCTCCACCGGTTTTCAAAAATCGTACTCGTTCGGCGCACGGGATATTATCTACCAAGAGTTCAGCAACTTCACCTTCGAGCTGATGCGGATGACCAAAAACAATCCCATTTTTTAACTGATTTATAATAGCTTCGTCTGTTTGCGGAAAACAATAACCCAGTAAAACAGGGCCTAAGCCGTTACGAAAATCTATATATTCATTTCCATCTAAATCCCATACTCTGCATCCTTTGCCTCTTGCGATTTGTGCAGGCTCGGAATCTTCGAATAAGGGCGTTTTTGAACTCGTTGAAGTGCCCTGAGGGATATACTTGGTGCTTTCGTGATATTTACGCCACGATAGAGGCGCACCTCTTACCGCCTGATTGGTTCCATCGTTTTTCAT
The window above is part of the Planctomycetaceae bacterium genome. Proteins encoded here:
- a CDS encoding DegT/DnrJ/EryC1/StrS family aminotransferase — translated: MENKLAIDGGKPVRTTPWPARALIGQEEKEAAIKVFNEALKSGEAFGYNGKCEQQYEKDFAEFMGGGFADGVNSGTNAVFCALGGLQLDALSEVIVPPITDAGGVMPVLFIGCVPVFADSDPKSYNTSAEQIEPLITKRTRAIIIAHIGGEPIDMDPIIELAQKHNLYVIEDCAQAHGAKYKGRLVGTIGDIAAFSTMFGKHHCTGGQGGVVYTKNEKLHWQAKRFADRGKPFNLTETNNVVAGINCNLNELSAAIGIAQLKKLPAIISNRRKVGESIKTGLQDFKAVSLGWQVSGTECSYWFLRIKLDLDKLKVDKDTFCKALTAEGLPVNPHYRHIQCEKPWFVNKAVFGKSSFPWQCSDYKGNKNPEYNLKNTIKVTDNHFNIAIHESYYQKEIDDILATLKKVEDFYCKIL
- a CDS encoding amidohydrolase, producing MPTKIIDIHNHPNWHGHNIDALIANMNKYGIEKTWLLAWEISKEEFDIAPIYHQVMDPRGLCAPLWMVVEGLHKYPDRFIGGWAPDPRDKFVRAKIKAAINLHGIKIYGELKCRLRYDNPDAIATFQYCGQLGLPVLFHLQYDRQVINAFASNIDNWPEWYGGDISVVETMCRLCPDTKFIGHGPGFWQAISVEGNDTDTYYPTGQIKVEGLLAKLMRKYDNLYCDLSAGSGCNALERDLQYAEKFITEFQNRIMFGRDYFDNRQLNVLKKLNLSENISAKILYINAENILKNKDI
- a CDS encoding Gfo/Idh/MocA family oxidoreductase, producing the protein MKIGIIGAENSHTTRIAHTINVEKLIKGFTVDYVWGETDEYAQKAAKEGKIPNMVKRPIEMLGKIDALIVDHRHGKYHLKSALPFVKKGIPCFIDKPFCYRYAEGKEFLKIAKKYGTPVTSFSVIPKQKTFIEFTKKLFNNGDVLAGTMYGPADLKSKWGGVFFYGIHQVDAALNVFGYNVVKVLITKNGNGSTGQMIYSDGKIVTLNLVKQGHHGFFIDAMCTKGFIQQTIVYDENPYLNGIKTFTKMFKSGIEPEKYENILKPVQVLEAMEKSIASGKIENVER
- a CDS encoding amidohydrolase family protein: MIIDIHTHLLDGISDNTVQILRAAARFSINHLCTSMGQKWQHNPTEYEIKQANNYVLKLVNHWPKRITGFCYLNPNNENSIEEMHRCFKAGMRGIKLWVAARCNDPLVYPIIENAIKLDIPILQHTWEKASGNYENESLPRHLAEVAIHYPKAKFIMAHSGGNWQKGIRTVSSITNIIIDTAGFDPTEGFMETALKEVGPKRIVYGSDAQGRSFASQLAKINSIKMSKQTRELILYKNAIELLKINL
- a CDS encoding amidohydrolase family protein; this encodes MDISKSCVAAIEGIFYKDVQSANRYLHKIVKKHKKKFLLFSIINPAFPGWKKDMDECVTTLKTTGVRLFPGYHGYNITDKCCLELLSKLQKLNIPVQIAPRIYDIRMHPSNFIIPDSNIKAIPQILKTFPKLRVCIINLKTLNEAFENVKTIRHLKNCFIDISFVEGVNCINNLIKTAGVDRIVFGSNTPLFISLSAAYKLKESNLNKQQFDKIAWQNAENFLGKVQ
- a CDS encoding aminotransferase class III-fold pyridoxal phosphate-dependent enzyme, which encodes MKNDGTNQAVRGAPLSWRKYHESTKYIPQGTSTSSKTPLFEDSEPAQIARGKGCRVWDLDGNEYIDFRNGLGPVLLGYCFPQTDEAIINQLKNGIVFGHPHQLEGEVAELLVDNIPCAERVRFLKTGGEAIAACIKIARNATGRKKIIHCGYNGWLNSFTNSGFKPAGLTNARAEAGLPEEILALHSALPWANTTTWEQTFSKYGKDIAAVVIAPDYPEMAKGKDFLPQIRILTQKYGSLMIMDEIVTGFRLALGGAHQYFDFMPDLAVFSKGLSNGMPLSAYLGKSELIDSSRKIGISSTFGGETLSLASAKACINFIKNNNVIPYLWQIAETIWPKVNSLFVKYKVDATIKGFNVCPYINFADFKTKQAFFNACYKNNISMYHVPYVNYSHKKNDIEEALVRIEKAILEISGR